From Nerophis lumbriciformis linkage group LG11, RoL_Nlum_v2.1, whole genome shotgun sequence, one genomic window encodes:
- the s100z gene encoding protein S100-Z isoform X2 — translation MRGLDEHPRVPRGHIRAFCFPSSLERKTVAMDAVELIRRWGGPDAHFLTNKLLRPITPDRLSSQVGPSYSFHRPRHLDPLRPRRMPSQLEGAMDALIAVFYNYSGHDGDKFKLNKGELKQLLHSELTDFLTSQKDPLLVEKIMNDLDSNKDNEVDFNEFVVLVAALTVACNDFFQEQQKKTK, via the exons ATGCGAGGCCTTGATGAGCACCCACGGGTGCCGCGGGGTCACATCAGAGCGTTTTGTTTTCCATCCAGCCTGGAAAGGAAGACGGTTGCCATGGACGCGGTGGAATTAATTAGACGCTGGGGCGGCCCCGACGCTCACTTCCTCACAAACAAGCTGCTGCGCCCCATCACACCTGACCGCCTCTCCTCACAGGTAGGACCCTCGTACTCTTTTCATCGTCCCCGCCACCTTGATCCGCTGCGGCCCCGCAGGATGCCGAGCCAGCTGGAGGGCGCCATGGACGCGCTGATAGCGGTCTTCTACAACTACTCGGGCCACGACGGGGACAAGTTCAAGCTGAACAAGGGCGAGCTCAAGCAGCTGCTGCATAGCGAGCTCACCGACTTCCTCACG TCCCAGAAGGACCCGCTGCTGGTGGAGAAGATCATGAACGATCTGGACTCCAACAAAGACAACGAGGTGGACTTCAACGAGTTTGTGGTGCTGGTGGCGGCCCTCACCGTGGCCTGCAACGACTTCTTCCAGGAGCAGCAGAAGAAAACCAAGTAG
- the s100z gene encoding protein S100-Z isoform X1 — protein MRGLDEHPRVPRGHIRAFCFPSSLERKTVAMDAVELIRRWGGPDAHFLTNKLLRPITPDRLSSQVGPSYSFHRPRHLDPLRPRRMPSQLEGAMDALIAVFYNYSGHDGDKFKLNKGELKQLLHSELTDFLTVTCCPVFQSQKDPLLVEKIMNDLDSNKDNEVDFNEFVVLVAALTVACNDFFQEQQKKTK, from the exons ATGCGAGGCCTTGATGAGCACCCACGGGTGCCGCGGGGTCACATCAGAGCGTTTTGTTTTCCATCCAGCCTGGAAAGGAAGACGGTTGCCATGGACGCGGTGGAATTAATTAGACGCTGGGGCGGCCCCGACGCTCACTTCCTCACAAACAAGCTGCTGCGCCCCATCACACCTGACCGCCTCTCCTCACAGGTAGGACCCTCGTACTCTTTTCATCGTCCCCGCCACCTTGATCCGCTGCGGCCCCGCAGGATGCCGAGCCAGCTGGAGGGCGCCATGGACGCGCTGATAGCGGTCTTCTACAACTACTCGGGCCACGACGGGGACAAGTTCAAGCTGAACAAGGGCGAGCTCAAGCAGCTGCTGCATAGCGAGCTCACCGACTTCCTCACG GTCACGTGTTGCCCTGTCTTTCAGTCCCAGAAGGACCCGCTGCTGGTGGAGAAGATCATGAACGATCTGGACTCCAACAAAGACAACGAGGTGGACTTCAACGAGTTTGTGGTGCTGGTGGCGGCCCTCACCGTGGCCTGCAACGACTTCTTCCAGGAGCAGCAGAAGAAAACCAAGTAG